In a single window of the Helicobacter felis ATCC 49179 genome:
- the pth gene encoding aminoacyl-tRNA hydrolase, producing MRLVVGLGNPTPTYAHTRHNVGFDVLDLLAHRFGVAFKGNAHYLYATLPQHACYLLKPMTYMNLSGQALSMFLRHHENIDTLLVVHDDLDLPLGALRFKQGGGNGGHNGLKSIEEHYQKTFFKLKIGIGRGADARSHVLQCFEATEETHKNEVFKQALEALSFYLEHDDFARMQSRFTLNPHKNACVSGSL from the coding sequence TTGAGGCTGGTCGTAGGTTTAGGCAATCCAACGCCCACATACGCCCACACTCGCCACAATGTGGGTTTTGATGTGCTAGACTTGTTGGCGCATCGCTTCGGGGTGGCGTTCAAGGGCAATGCTCACTATCTTTATGCTACTCTCCCCCAACATGCTTGTTATTTGCTCAAGCCAATGACTTATATGAACCTTAGCGGGCAGGCCTTGAGCATGTTTTTACGCCACCATGAAAACATAGATACCTTATTGGTAGTGCATGATGACCTTGATCTGCCCTTAGGGGCCTTGCGCTTTAAGCAAGGAGGGGGTAATGGAGGGCATAATGGATTGAAGTCCATTGAAGAGCACTACCAAAAAACATTTTTTAAACTCAAAATTGGTATCGGGCGGGGTGCAGACGCGCGCAGTCATGTTTTACAATGCTTTGAGGCTACAGAAGAGACGCATAAAAACGAAGTGTTTAAGCAAGCCCTAGAAGCCTTGAGTTTTTATCTTGAGCATGATGACTTTGCGCGCATGCAATCTCGCTTTACTCTCAATCCTCATAAAAACGCATGCGTCTCTGGTTCTTTGTAG
- a CDS encoding type II restriction endonuclease, which yields MPNIVDFTTFLATLQKTNRSLDFFVDWKKCLKNQEETRIYANYLNTLLGVSALDLPVKIEQLFKTCPQAFSILPLLLAIRNPKELVKNGALQDYLQSPKGIYTLLQESGLRELFSAYKIKDVNDLILGIEVGLDSNARKNRSGALMEKHLEEAFKQAHLKFRVQVSVTEFANLHASFGNDIKKFDFVVFGEQTTYFMECNFYSSGGSKLNEVARAYQELAPRFKAHPHKEFIWITDGQGWLEAKNKLQEAYKSVRIYNLSQLDSLLNELRHA from the coding sequence ATGCCAAATATTGTTGATTTCACCACCTTTTTAGCCACTTTGCAAAAAACCAACCGCTCCTTAGATTTTTTTGTGGATTGGAAAAAGTGCCTTAAAAACCAAGAAGAGACCCGCATTTACGCCAATTACTTAAACACTTTGCTAGGCGTGAGCGCGCTAGATTTGCCCGTTAAAATAGAGCAACTTTTTAAAACCTGCCCTCAAGCCTTTAGCATCTTGCCCTTATTACTGGCTATTAGAAACCCTAAAGAACTTGTCAAAAACGGGGCGTTACAAGATTATTTGCAAAGTCCTAAGGGCATTTACACACTTTTGCAAGAGAGCGGATTAAGAGAACTCTTTAGCGCGTATAAAATCAAAGATGTGAACGATTTGATCTTGGGGATTGAAGTGGGGTTAGATAGCAATGCGCGTAAAAACCGCAGTGGGGCATTAATGGAAAAGCACTTAGAAGAGGCCTTCAAACAAGCGCATCTAAAGTTTAGGGTGCAGGTGAGCGTTACAGAGTTTGCTAACTTGCATGCTAGTTTTGGCAATGACATTAAAAAATTCGACTTTGTGGTCTTTGGAGAGCAAACCACTTACTTTATGGAGTGTAATTTTTACAGCAGTGGGGGGAGTAAACTCAACGAAGTCGCGCGGGCTTATCAAGAACTCGCCCCTCGTTTTAAAGCGCACCCGCACAAAGAATTTATCTGGATCACAGATGGGCAAGGGTGGTTAGAAGCTAAAAATAAACTACAGGAAGCCTATAAAAGCGTGCGCATTTATAACCTAAGCCAACTAGACAGCCTTTTAAACGAGTTGCGCCATGCTTGA
- a CDS encoding DNA-methyltransferase, giving the protein MLEPVFVSLDQKFKLYHADCKEVLPHLQGQVDLIFADPPYFLSNGGLSIQSGQIVSVDKGAWDKSQGLEHMHAFNMEWLGLAKDALKPTGSLFISATYHNLFSLGLALQSLGFKLINLITWHKSNPPPNFSCRTLVHASEQILWARKSPKHAHIFNYEHMKALNENKQMRDVWTLPAIAPWEKKLGKHPTQKPLSLLTRLIVMASQQESLICDPFSGSGSTGIAANLLGRSFVGIEREQEFIELATKRKLDLDESFEEYYKKLKLC; this is encoded by the coding sequence ATGCTTGAACCCGTTTTTGTGAGTTTGGATCAAAAATTTAAACTCTACCATGCAGATTGCAAAGAGGTGTTGCCCCATTTGCAAGGACAAGTTGATCTCATCTTTGCCGATCCACCCTATTTTCTCTCCAACGGAGGCTTAAGCATTCAAAGCGGGCAGATTGTGAGTGTGGATAAAGGCGCGTGGGATAAATCACAAGGGTTAGAGCACATGCACGCCTTTAATATGGAGTGGTTGGGTTTAGCCAAAGATGCCCTAAAGCCTACAGGCTCTCTATTTATTAGCGCGACTTATCATAATCTCTTTTCTTTGGGGTTGGCCTTGCAATCGTTGGGTTTTAAGCTAATCAACCTCATCACTTGGCACAAAAGCAACCCTCCGCCTAATTTCTCATGCCGCACTTTGGTGCATGCTAGCGAACAAATTCTATGGGCGCGTAAAAGTCCCAAACACGCCCATATTTTTAATTACGAACATATGAAAGCATTAAATGAGAATAAACAAATGCGCGATGTGTGGACCTTACCTGCCATCGCCCCTTGGGAGAAAAAACTAGGCAAACACCCTACACAAAAGCCCTTGAGCTTGCTGACTCGTTTAATTGTTATGGCAAGCCAGCAAGAGAGCTTGATTTGCGATCCCTTTAGTGGGTCGGGTTCTACGGGCATTGCAGCGAATTTATTAGGGCGTAGCTTTGTAGGGATAGAAAGAGAACAAGAGTTTATAGAGCTTGCCACAAAGCGCAAATTAGATTTAGATGAGAGCTTTGAAGAGTATTACAAAAAACTTAAATTGTGCTAG
- a CDS encoding HAD family hydrolase, whose amino-acid sequence MLKVVVWDFDGVIFDSMHLKAEGFKTLFRRHTSADDNALKTFDTYHALNGGVSRFEKIAYFYAEILKQPIEEAKVEALVAEFGQIIAKDLFSRSHLNSEVLDFIKAHHTKYIFHIASAALHHELQILCEFLGLLPYFKSIEGSPPAKAKILANLKANYGYASTEMVLIGDSKNDYQSARANQIPFLGYNNLDLQKLLPKAYITDFKKLDLQAFVQEARLSQL is encoded by the coding sequence ATGTTAAAAGTAGTGGTTTGGGATTTTGATGGGGTGATCTTTGATAGCATGCATTTGAAAGCAGAGGGGTTTAAAACCCTCTTTAGACGGCACACAAGCGCAGATGACAACGCCCTCAAGACTTTTGATACCTACCACGCCTTAAATGGTGGAGTCAGTCGGTTTGAAAAGATTGCTTATTTTTATGCAGAGATCTTAAAACAACCCATAGAGGAAGCTAAAGTTGAGGCTTTAGTTGCTGAATTTGGACAAATCATTGCCAAAGATCTCTTTTCTAGAAGTCATTTAAACTCTGAAGTCCTTGATTTTATCAAGGCGCACCACACGAAATATATTTTTCATATCGCTTCAGCAGCCCTACACCATGAATTGCAGATTTTATGCGAGTTTTTGGGTTTGTTGCCCTATTTTAAGAGCATTGAAGGTAGCCCCCCCGCTAAGGCAAAAATTTTAGCCAACCTCAAAGCAAATTATGGCTACGCTAGCACAGAAATGGTTTTAATCGGGGATAGCAAAAATGACTACCAGAGCGCTAGGGCCAATCAAATTCCCTTTTTGGGCTATAATAACCTAGATTTACAAAAACTACTCCCTAAAGCCTACATTACAGATTTTAAGAAGCTGGATTTGCAGGCTTTTGTGCAAGAAGCTCGCCTAAGTCAACTCTGA
- a CDS encoding ABC transporter ATP-binding protein/permease, with protein MRPRKKRRVTPLKIFLRSLSQMFFLITKRDKKILVVLTFMSILMSFIEVFSISMIMPFITLASSPDLILSHRYARMVYEFLHFSTPLNFAFFFSFFLVGMYLLRMGYSVLFAYVNSRFACKKAHTLAQRLFMRHLRISYLEHIKVSVDKIRDIVMSKSGSVMNSFNALLNMLAELSIILFLYSLLLITNWKMTLVLTAILGLQIFFVTKYMSKFIRNRGKVSSNSAAKSFKVFSKFFGNFKITKLKDNYVEAHTLFAENSLKAAHANIAYQTIQVIPNKLLETTGFSLLILAVAYVLYKYGEAKMVLPIVSMYALSLYRMLPSVNKILDQYNIIFYNQYAVNSVFKDLHKPILEEGNLPLKFEHSITLKNINFFYKMSHPVFEDFNLTIQKGQSVAFIGPSGCGKSTLVDIIMGVLYPNKGEIWIDNQPLNPQNIRSWRQKIGYIPQNIYLFDGNVAENIACGSPLNEERVIEVCKMAHIYDFLSQHRGIETIIGEGGINLSGGQKQRLGIARALYDNPEILVLDEATSALDTPTESKIMDEIYAIAKDKTLLVIAHRLSTIERCDVRVDLGELLAQKPANPAS; from the coding sequence ATGCGCCCTAGAAAAAAAAGACGCGTCACTCCTCTTAAAATCTTTTTGCGCTCTCTCTCTCAAATGTTTTTCTTAATCACTAAGAGGGATAAAAAAATTTTAGTTGTGCTCACTTTTATGTCTATTTTGATGTCTTTTATTGAAGTTTTTTCCATTAGCATGATCATGCCCTTTATCACTCTAGCAAGCTCACCCGATCTCATCTTATCACACCGATACGCGCGCATGGTTTATGAATTCCTGCATTTCTCTACACCTCTAAACTTTGCCTTCTTTTTCAGTTTTTTTTTGGTAGGAATGTATCTGTTGAGGATGGGTTATAGCGTGCTCTTTGCCTATGTTAATAGCCGTTTTGCCTGCAAGAAAGCCCACACTTTAGCCCAAAGACTTTTTATGCGCCATCTTAGAATTTCTTATTTGGAACATATTAAAGTGAGTGTAGATAAAATCCGCGACATTGTTATGTCCAAGAGCGGGAGTGTGATGAATAGTTTCAACGCCCTCTTGAACATGTTAGCAGAATTGAGCATAATACTTTTTTTGTATTCTTTACTTTTGATCACTAATTGGAAAATGACTCTAGTTCTGACCGCTATTTTGGGCTTACAAATTTTCTTTGTTACCAAATATATGTCCAAATTCATTCGGAATAGGGGGAAGGTTTCTAGCAATTCGGCTGCTAAATCTTTTAAAGTGTTTTCCAAATTCTTTGGTAATTTTAAAATCACTAAACTCAAAGATAATTATGTTGAAGCGCACACTCTCTTTGCAGAGAACAGTCTCAAAGCTGCCCATGCCAATATTGCCTACCAGACAATACAAGTTATCCCCAATAAACTTTTAGAAACCACAGGTTTTAGTTTGCTTATTTTGGCAGTAGCCTATGTGCTCTACAAATATGGCGAAGCTAAAATGGTATTGCCTATCGTCTCTATGTACGCGCTCTCTCTCTATCGCATGCTCCCCTCAGTCAATAAAATTTTAGATCAATACAACATTATTTTTTATAACCAATATGCGGTGAATAGCGTGTTTAAAGACCTTCATAAGCCCATCCTAGAAGAAGGCAACCTCCCTCTCAAATTTGAACACTCCATCACTCTTAAAAATATCAACTTTTTTTACAAAATGTCTCATCCCGTTTTTGAAGACTTTAATCTTACAATCCAAAAAGGGCAAAGTGTGGCTTTTATCGGCCCTAGCGGGTGTGGTAAATCTACTTTAGTGGACATCATTATGGGCGTTCTCTATCCTAACAAAGGTGAAATTTGGATTGATAATCAACCCCTCAACCCTCAAAATATCCGCAGTTGGCGGCAAAAAATTGGTTATATTCCCCAAAATATCTATTTATTTGATGGGAATGTCGCTGAAAATATTGCCTGTGGAAGTCCCTTAAATGAGGAAAGAGTGATAGAAGTTTGTAAAATGGCGCATATTTATGACTTTTTATCCCAGCACAGAGGGATTGAGACCATCATAGGCGAGGGAGGGATCAATCTAAGTGGGGGGCAAAAGCAACGCCTAGGGATCGCGCGCGCGCTTTACGATAATCCTGAAATCTTGGTTCTGGATGAAGCCACCTCAGCTTTAGACACCCCTACAGAAAGCAAGATTATGGATGAAATCTATGCGATCGCAAAAGATAAAACTTTGCTTGTGATCGCACACCGCTTGAGCACAATCGAGAGATGTGATGTCAGAGTTGACTTAGGCGAGCTTCTTGCACAAAAGCCTGCAAATCCAGCTTCTTAA
- a CDS encoding di-trans,poly-cis-decaprenylcistransferase, translated as MNALTHLAIIMDGNGRWAKQQGKPRTHGHQQGINALRKITIWCAQNHIAYLTLYAFSTENWSRPKTEVDFLMRMLKKYLLQERPTYLEHKIRFKAIGNLKKFSSALQKTILNLEQETAKHTALTQILALNYGGRDEIARACGRVLELGLKGDLQELIGRHLDTAGLPDVDLLVRTGGEMRLSNFLLWQSNYAELFFSPVLWPDFTPQHLQEIIKIFKQRQRKFGKI; from the coding sequence ATGAATGCTCTAACACACCTAGCAATTATCATGGATGGTAATGGCCGATGGGCCAAGCAACAAGGCAAACCGCGCACGCATGGCCACCAACAAGGTATCAATGCGTTGCGCAAGATCACTATTTGGTGCGCCCAAAACCACATCGCCTATTTGACTCTCTATGCTTTTTCAACGGAAAATTGGAGTCGCCCCAAAACAGAGGTTGACTTTTTGATGCGCATGCTCAAAAAATATCTTCTCCAAGAGAGACCGACTTACTTAGAACATAAAATCCGCTTTAAAGCCATTGGCAATTTAAAAAAATTCAGCTCCGCCTTGCAAAAGACCATATTAAATTTAGAGCAAGAAACTGCTAAACACACCGCCTTAACACAAATCTTAGCTCTCAATTATGGAGGTAGAGATGAGATTGCGCGCGCTTGTGGACGCGTGCTTGAATTAGGACTTAAAGGGGATTTACAAGAGCTCATTGGCAGGCATTTGGACACCGCTGGTTTGCCCGATGTGGATTTATTGGTGCGCACGGGTGGAGAAATGCGCCTGTCTAACTTTTTGTTATGGCAGTCTAATTATGCGGAGTTGTTTTTTAGCCCCGTGCTTTGGCCAGATTTTACACCTCAACATTTACAAGAGATCATTAAAATTTTCAAACAGCGGCAACGCAAATTTGGGAAGATTTGA
- a CDS encoding peroxiredoxin — protein MLVTKLAPNFKATAVLGNNQVVEDFELSKNLGKNGAVLFFWPKDFTFVCPSEIIAFDHRVKDFEEKGFSVIGVSIDTEVVHYAWKNTPVDKGGIGQVSFPMVADVKKEISRAYDVLFDDAIALRGSFLIDKHQKVRHAVINDFPLGRNVDEMLRMVDALIFFEEHGEVCPAGWRKGDAGMKPTHEGVKEYLRDHASRL, from the coding sequence ATGCTGGTAACTAAGTTGGCCCCTAATTTTAAAGCAACCGCTGTTTTAGGTAATAACCAAGTGGTTGAGGATTTTGAACTTTCTAAAAATTTGGGCAAAAACGGTGCGGTGCTGTTTTTTTGGCCTAAAGATTTTACTTTTGTTTGCCCTTCTGAAATTATCGCTTTCGATCACCGCGTGAAAGATTTTGAAGAAAAAGGCTTTAGCGTGATTGGGGTGTCTATTGATACTGAGGTTGTGCACTATGCATGGAAAAACACTCCGGTGGATAAAGGCGGGATTGGCCAAGTGAGCTTCCCTATGGTGGCAGATGTCAAAAAAGAAATTTCTAGGGCCTACGATGTGCTCTTTGACGATGCGATCGCTTTGCGTGGGTCTTTTTTGATTGATAAACACCAAAAAGTCCGCCATGCCGTGATTAATGATTTCCCTTTAGGGCGCAATGTGGATGAAATGTTGCGCATGGTAGACGCGCTTATTTTCTTTGAAGAACATGGGGAAGTTTGTCCTGCTGGTTGGAGAAAGGGCGATGCGGGCATGAAACCCACTCATGAGGGTGTCAAAGAATATCTTAGAGATCACGCTAGCCGTCTCTAG
- a CDS encoding glycosyltransferase family 10 domain-containing protein — protein MFNTIGQRVANKYEFLSQYKFNLCFENSKAHGYTTEKIIDAYFAHTIPIYWGNPAVALDFNPKSFINVHDFKDFKEALDYIRYLDTHDNAYLEMLHAHPLNTIEEKPSLYQNLSFAKILEFLQNAIHSHEIYHNDDAHSITSLLGLLGRKLARKIRKKLIP, from the coding sequence GTGTTTAACACGATTGGGCAACGCGTTGCAAACAAGTATGAATTTTTAAGCCAATATAAATTCAATCTTTGTTTTGAAAATTCCAAAGCGCATGGCTACACCACAGAGAAGATTATAGACGCGTATTTTGCCCACACTATCCCTATTTATTGGGGCAATCCAGCCGTAGCTTTAGATTTTAACCCTAAGAGTTTTATCAATGTGCACGATTTTAAGGATTTCAAAGAAGCCCTAGATTATATCCGTTACCTAGACACCCACGACAACGCCTATTTAGAAATGTTGCACGCCCACCCGCTCAACACCATAGAGGAGAAACCCAGTTTATATCAGAACCTCAGTTTTGCTAAAATTTTAGAATTTTTACAGAACGCGATCCATTCCCATGAGATTTATCATAACGATGACGCGCATTCCATCACGAGCCTACTTGGATTGCTAGGCAGAAAGCTAGCTAGAAAAATACGCAAAAAGTTAATTCCCTAA
- a CDS encoding 50S ribosomal protein L25/general stress protein Ctc, with amino-acid sequence MLEGQVRAKLSKSERKTLRKEGYLLANLYGHNVPNVYATFHTNDFIRFLKHKPTLDFQVKVGEKAYQVVVQNYQKDPVSNALMHVDLLVLNTGAVSKFHVPVKVHGTPVGLKNKGILMISKSRVQVACKPEDLISSFELDVSSLDVGDVILVRDLKVPASVKILENPNNAVVGVIKAK; translated from the coding sequence ATGTTAGAGGGTCAAGTCAGAGCCAAATTATCCAAATCTGAGAGAAAAACTTTGCGCAAAGAGGGGTATTTGCTCGCCAATCTTTATGGCCACAATGTGCCTAATGTGTATGCGACTTTTCACACCAATGATTTTATTCGCTTTCTCAAACACAAACCCACTTTAGATTTTCAGGTGAAAGTGGGCGAAAAAGCTTACCAAGTCGTGGTGCAAAACTACCAAAAAGATCCCGTAAGCAACGCATTGATGCATGTAGATTTGCTTGTGTTGAATACAGGGGCTGTTTCTAAGTTTCATGTGCCTGTGAAAGTGCATGGCACACCCGTAGGGCTTAAAAATAAAGGGATTTTAATGATCTCTAAAAGCCGTGTACAAGTGGCTTGCAAACCTGAAGATTTAATTTCTAGTTTTGAATTAGATGTGTCTTCCTTAGATGTGGGCGATGTGATTTTGGTGCGTGATCTCAAAGTGCCCGCTTCTGTCAAAATTTTAGAAAATCCTAACAATGCGGTTGTAGGAGTGATTAAGGCAAAGTAG
- a CDS encoding outer membrane beta-barrel protein encodes MCYPFNMVAVWRCLVWVLLGGGLQAKNLSYMSSSYQINHVFLNTKNTYGFMQGAALAWGYEINPNHTKAYARYYIFIDYGNILLKPHNTAQINFFTYGVGGDLLLAYNKNPINSWALFMGLQMGASTWFYNHKVKDIVINTWNAFSDLVFKPQRAYFRVAIRAGVQFRTIVTWHIVDVEAGIKVFLNPPESNSVAERNFVFFISHAWHF; translated from the coding sequence TTGTGCTACCCTTTTAACATGGTAGCGGTGTGGCGGTGTTTGGTGTGGGTTTTATTGGGTGGGGGTTTGCAAGCAAAAAATCTAAGCTATATGTCCTCATCTTATCAGATAAATCATGTCTTTCTTAATACAAAAAACACCTATGGTTTTATGCAAGGAGCTGCGCTCGCTTGGGGATATGAAATCAATCCAAACCATACAAAGGCTTATGCGCGCTATTATATTTTCATCGACTATGGCAATATTCTCCTAAAACCGCACAACACAGCCCAAATTAATTTTTTTACCTATGGTGTGGGGGGAGACTTATTGCTCGCCTACAATAAAAACCCCATCAATTCATGGGCATTATTTATGGGATTGCAAATGGGGGCTAGCACTTGGTTTTATAACCATAAAGTTAAAGACATTGTTATCAATACTTGGAATGCTTTTAGTGATTTGGTGTTCAAGCCCCAAAGGGCTTATTTCAGAGTTGCCATCAGGGCGGGGGTTCAGTTCCGTACCATTGTTACATGGCACATTGTAGATGTAGAAGCGGGGATAAAAGTATTTTTAAATCCTCCTGAGTCTAACAGCGTGGCTGAACGCAACTTTGTATTCTTTATCTCCCACGCTTGGCATTTTTAG
- the flgK gene encoding flagellar hook-associated protein FlgK, with the protein MGGILSSLNTSYTGLQAHQVMVDVTGNNISNANDEFYSRQRVIARPQNSLAFTDRNVNMGVNVETIQRVHDEFVFARYAKANQEHAFYSTQFDNLREASSYFPDMNEVGIQNDLQNYFSAWKDLAKNAKSPATKQALAQKTQTLTRNIQDTRARLVALQYKASQELVSSVKEVNRIGAEIANINRHLKEMEDSKTLKQANELRDKRDALEFHLKELIGGNVSKFHVQTNSANDIKVADFDDGYVFNVGYGFNIVDGAIFHPLVVDNSDNKDHLAQIYFQGDDFKTINITDKINQGKVGGLMGIYNDGSHGTIKGKLQNYIDALDTFAKGLIESTNAIYAQSAAHNVQGKIVEFEDRTALKDTNYNIKEGSFDVVAYNTDGKVLAKRTIHITPITTMKDVIAQINANTDDNHDNNTTNDFDDYFSAHFDNKTKKFSIQAKNPSQGLFVSIRDHGSNFTGALGLNTFFDGDSARNIALNNTYKKEPTALRPWLAPINGNFDVANMMQQLQYDKIDFYQHKLSNAPMTIEESYQFVVSKVHTEAEKSQRTLESKEAILGVVKKEHNAISGVSTDEEMVNLIKYQGGYAANAKVITAIDRMIETLLGMKQ; encoded by the coding sequence ATGGGCGGTATCCTCTCTTCTCTCAACACTTCTTACACCGGGTTGCAAGCCCACCAAGTGATGGTGGATGTTACAGGCAATAATATTTCTAACGCCAATGACGAGTTTTACAGCCGTCAACGCGTGATCGCGCGTCCTCAAAATAGCCTTGCCTTCACCGATCGCAATGTGAATATGGGCGTGAATGTAGAAACGATTCAGCGCGTGCATGATGAGTTTGTTTTTGCGCGCTATGCTAAAGCCAATCAAGAACACGCCTTTTACAGCACCCAGTTTGACAATTTGCGCGAGGCCTCCTCTTATTTTCCAGATATGAATGAGGTGGGGATTCAAAATGACCTGCAAAACTATTTCAGCGCATGGAAAGATTTGGCTAAAAATGCCAAGTCTCCGGCAACCAAACAGGCCTTAGCTCAAAAGACCCAAACCCTCACGCGCAATATCCAAGACACCCGCGCGCGTTTGGTGGCTTTGCAATACAAAGCAAGCCAAGAATTAGTTAGCTCGGTTAAAGAGGTCAATCGTATCGGCGCAGAGATTGCCAATATCAATAGACATCTTAAAGAAATGGAAGACTCCAAGACTCTAAAACAGGCTAATGAACTCAGAGACAAAAGGGATGCGCTAGAATTCCATCTCAAAGAGCTCATCGGAGGGAATGTGTCTAAATTCCATGTGCAAACCAACTCTGCCAATGATATTAAAGTAGCAGATTTTGATGATGGCTATGTTTTTAATGTGGGCTATGGTTTTAATATCGTAGATGGAGCAATTTTTCACCCTCTGGTGGTCGACAATAGTGATAATAAAGACCATCTTGCTCAAATCTATTTTCAGGGCGATGATTTTAAAACCATCAATATCACCGATAAAATCAATCAGGGCAAAGTGGGGGGTTTGATGGGGATTTATAATGACGGCTCGCATGGCACGATCAAGGGTAAGTTGCAAAATTATATAGACGCGCTAGACACTTTTGCTAAGGGTTTGATCGAATCCACTAACGCCATCTATGCCCAAAGCGCAGCCCACAATGTTCAAGGTAAAATCGTGGAATTTGAGGATCGCACCGCGCTTAAGGACACCAATTACAATATCAAAGAAGGAAGCTTTGATGTGGTGGCTTATAACACAGATGGAAAAGTGTTGGCCAAAAGAACGATTCATATCACACCTATTACTACCATGAAAGATGTGATCGCTCAAATCAATGCTAACACGGATGACAACCATGACAACAACACCACCAATGATTTTGACGATTACTTTAGCGCGCATTTTGACAACAAGACCAAGAAGTTTAGCATCCAAGCCAAGAACCCCTCTCAAGGGCTTTTTGTATCCATTAGAGATCATGGGAGCAATTTTACAGGGGCTTTAGGGCTGAATACATTTTTTGATGGCGATAGCGCGCGCAATATCGCGCTCAATAACACCTATAAAAAAGAGCCCACTGCCCTGCGCCCTTGGTTAGCCCCTATTAATGGAAACTTTGATGTGGCTAATATGATGCAACAACTCCAATACGACAAAATCGATTTCTACCAACATAAACTCAGCAATGCTCCTATGACAATTGAAGAATCCTACCAATTTGTAGTCAGCAAGGTGCACACTGAAGCTGAGAAGTCGCAACGCACCCTAGAGAGCAAAGAAGCTATTTTGGGAGTCGTTAAAAAAGAACATAATGCGATCTCTGGGGTGAGCACAGATGAGGAAATGGTCAATCTCATCAAATATCAAGGGGGCTATGCAGCCAATGCCAAAGTGATCACAGCCATCGATCGCATGATTGAAACACTTTTGGGCATGAAGCAATAG
- a CDS encoding LptF/LptG family permease, giving the protein MRLWFFVGSYYLKYCFVILMALELFFIGIDSLQYADKFPDAANLLLLFFVYDGLYALNYTLPISLLLGLVLFYITFIRSNQYSALLAIGYSIRQILNPMLTINLFFIIIFVGLNATPFVYMQDKAMAIIYKDNAGNVSENLLVKYNNDYVYFGKINPLLQNAQNIKIFTLKNDELSAVAQADHAAFKDKYWTLHQATIATLPTPLGLGDQGLLVENAPLLKTLKGFHPKVLDTIYQNKPAVSITDAFRSLHVLYRQHGDTKKIRGFLYVAILTPFFVPLTAILIARYTPNLARYENLALLSLKFIILALILWGLFFALGKFSIAGLFYPEFGIVIPFAILCGITLHHYRKLDTRL; this is encoded by the coding sequence ATGCGTCTCTGGTTCTTTGTAGGTTCTTATTACCTCAAATACTGCTTTGTCATTTTGATGGCTTTAGAGCTGTTTTTTATCGGCATAGACAGCTTGCAATATGCCGATAAATTTCCCGATGCGGCGAATTTATTACTTCTTTTCTTTGTCTATGATGGTTTGTATGCCCTCAATTACACTTTGCCCATCTCCTTACTGCTAGGTCTTGTCCTCTTTTACATCACCTTTATCCGTTCCAACCAATACAGCGCCTTACTTGCTATTGGTTACTCTATACGGCAAATTTTAAATCCCATGCTCACCATCAATCTCTTTTTTATTATCATCTTTGTGGGTCTGAACGCTACCCCTTTTGTCTACATGCAAGATAAGGCGATGGCTATTATTTACAAGGACAATGCGGGCAATGTTTCTGAGAATCTGCTCGTCAAATACAATAATGACTATGTGTATTTTGGCAAAATCAATCCTCTTTTGCAGAATGCGCAAAATATCAAAATCTTCACGCTCAAAAATGACGAATTGAGCGCTGTTGCTCAAGCAGATCATGCCGCATTTAAAGATAAGTATTGGACGCTCCATCAAGCCACTATCGCGACTTTGCCCACACCGCTAGGCTTAGGAGATCAAGGTTTGCTTGTAGAAAATGCGCCCTTACTCAAGACTCTTAAAGGGTTTCACCCCAAAGTGCTAGACACCATCTATCAAAACAAGCCGGCGGTTTCTATCACGGACGCTTTTCGATCCTTGCATGTGCTTTATCGCCAACATGGAGACACCAAGAAAATACGAGGGTTTCTCTATGTGGCTATCTTGACTCCTTTCTTTGTGCCCCTCACGGCGATTCTAATTGCCCGTTACACCCCCAATTTAGCCCGCTATGAAAATCTTGCCCTCTTAAGTTTAAAATTCATCATTCTTGCCTTGATCTTATGGGGTCTTTTCTTTGCTTTGGGCAAATTCAGCATTGCCGGGCTTTTTTACCCTGAATTTGGGATTGTGATTCCTTTTGCCATTTTATGCGGGATCACTTTGCACCATTACCGCAAACTAGATACTCGACTTTAA